The sequence agtacatacacacacacacaggagcaccaataattcaaaggtcattacttgcctgacaaaaaaaaaaaaaaatgcacggGAGCTGGTGGCAAAGTCAAGTGTTGCCAAAGAAAATTTACTATGCTGCTTAAGTTTTAACTCTTGCAAGTAGACTGTTATATTACAAGTAGACTGTTATATTAGACGTACTCTCTGTGTTCTACTATAGCAGTTTGTGTCGCGGGGAAAAAAAGGGTTGCTGAAGAACAGCAGCCAGTAATTCCggaatccaattttttcaaaacAATTCCTAACTTTTTTTGACAGTAACTGATAAAGCTCaggttttgttttaaaaaaatcatagtaGACGGGACACAACTTTGGAGGAAATAACTTTGTTTTATACTCCTTACCTCCTCAGATCTTCTCCTTCTATCAGGCAGTACTAGTGTATTTGCATGGCTTCCAGGGACTATAGTAGATCCAATACTCATTCTGGGTCCAACCAACATGTACCGTTTGTCTCCAGATCTGTACTGTATACTGTGACAAAGTGTTCCGTCGTAGTTCTTATCCTCTAAATATTTAGATGTATAGTCTGGAGTTTTGGAGCACTGCATTGCAATTAGAACGACGATGCTGATGATAAAAAGTGCTGAAACTGAGCCCAAAGTTATCATCAGATAAAAAGTCACATTACTGTCATCATCCTTTGATGCACTTTTCACATCAGAAGCTGCAAAAGCCTCCTTTGGCTCCACGACTTTGACAACCACAGTAGCTGTTGCCGACAGTGAAACGTTCCCATTGTCTTTGACCAGTATGACCAGTTTGTGCTCAGCCTCGTCTGTTTCTGTGAATGAGCGAAGTGTTCTGATCTGTCCTGTGTAGCGGTCCAAACCaaacagactgtggtcagtaacttCCTGTAGTGAAAACAGTAACCAGCCGTTATATCCTATATCAGCATCATAGGCTCTGACTTTAGTCACCAAGTGTCCTGCGTGGACATTCCGTGGAATCTCCTCCACACCTTCAGCAGAACCGTTGGAGCTGAGTGGATACAGAATGACTGGAGCGTTGTCGTTCTGATCCAGAATGAACACGTTGACTGTCACGTTGTTGCTCAGTGACGGAGTTCCAGAATCTGTGGCGACAACTTGGAACTGGAACGTTTTCAGAGTTTCAAAGTCGAAACTTTTTAGTGCTGTAATGTGTCCATTTTGGGCGTTCACGTTTAAGAAAGATGTTACGTCTTTTTCACTCCCTGCTCTGGCAATACTATAGGATAATTCTGCGTTTTCATTCTTGTCATTGTCTTTTGCGGTTACGGAGAAAATAGATGATCCAATAACGTTGTTCTCTATAATATAAAACTGTAGAGGATTTTGTTGAAAGTGTGGACTGTTGTCATTTACATCCAGTATCTGAACACTTAGAGTTTTCAGAGTTGATAACGGAGGGTCACCACAATCGGTGGCTTTTATTGTTATGTCATACTGTGACACCTCCTCTCGGTCCAGTAACCCTTTGGTGACGACTGAATATGTGTTTTGTTTATAGGAGGGCTTTAACTCGAAAGGTACATTAGAGATTATGCTTGAAATAATCTTTCCATTTACACCGGAGTCTTTATCTGTCACACTTATCAAAGATATAACAGTGCCAGGCTTTGAATTCTCCAACACTGAATTTGACAGAGATGTTACTTCTATTTCAGGAACATTATCATTTACGTCTTTTATCTTTACAATAACTTTAGACCTTCCTATTAATGGGGGCGTTCCTTTATCTGATGCGTGAACATCGAGTTTATAAATCTCAGATTCTTCAAAATCCAAGGCTCCTTTTACTGTAATTATTCCACTTAAACTATCCAGTTCAAATAAGTCATAGATTTTTCTGGCCAATGTTTTTCCAAGACTGTACTCTATTTCTCCATTATTACCTTCATCTGGATCTACTGCGTTTACGCGTATAACAGTAGCACCAACGGAGACgttttcatatatttctatttggTAAGGATCATGACCAAATGTCGGGCGATTATCATTTATATCCAACACAACAATAGACACATTTAATGTCCCTGATTTTGGAGGTTTACCTCCATCCAGTGCTGTAACCAGTAACGAGTGTGTACTCCTTTGTTCTCTGTCTAACGATTTCTTCAGCACCAAGAATGGAATTTTCTCATCATCGCTTTGAGTTGTTTCTATTTCAAAGTGATCATTTGTTGATAATGAATACGTACGTATAGAGTTTATTCCCGCGTCGGGATCACGGGCTACATGCAACTCAAATCGACTTCCCGGAGAAATATTTTCTGCTATTTCAAATATCTGTTCCTTTTCAGAAAATACAGGGAAGTGATCATTTACATCAGCAATTTCTACAACTACATAATGTATTTCCAAAGGGTTTTCAACGAGGATTTTCAGTTCCATTAAGCATGCACCACTACCATGACACAGCTCCTCTCTGTCGATTTTTTTACTGATATGCAGGGCACCGCTCTCTGGGTTTACATCGAAAAATGTTTCCTTGGATCCAGACACAACACGGAACCGTCGATCAGCCAAAGAGGTTTTATCCAAACCGAGATCCTTGGCCACATTTCCAATAAGAGTTCCTTCTTTCACCTCTTCAGGGATAGAGTACCTTAGCTCAGCGACAGCCTGATTTCCAAAAAACAGCAATATCGACACACTAAACGCATATAAACAGTAGTCACTTGATCGACAAAGTCCTTGGAACCCCATCGTTCATCAACGGCACAAAGAAACTTGATCTCctcccaaaaatgaacaaattctaTACATCCAATCCGTTTGCTATATCATTTTCCCAAAGCACATCATAGCGCCGTACACCGTCCTGAGGTACTAAACAAAAGCTTCAACTGGGGGAGGAACAAATTCTACACTCGTTTCTTGATATAACAGTGACACCAAGAGGAAAATGGTATAAAAACGATTTTAAGTGCTTACAGCACGTTTCTCGTAATAATGTATCCATTCACGGCAAACCTATCAAAATAATTTGGGGTAAAAACCTAGAAAATGCAGTGACAGCATTCAGAGAAACTTTGAaaaaattatcattatcattattatttatttatttattttactatctTTCTGTGCACCCAAAAACAATGCATAcattggatttatttttctgaatgCACAGTTAGTGTCAGCAGCAATTTAAATAGGTGGAAACTGAAGGTGGTCATAATATGAATTATCAAAGAGATATTTATTACAGCagattcagtgtgtttgtgtggcttTTTTAGTATACTCCAGTAGGTAGATTATATAATTCAGCACCATGGTCAGTGGTCCACAGTAGTCGTCTTTTGTTACAAACACATAGTTTTGCCATCGTTTATGCTTTGTGCCTGTTTGGAAATCATTTATTTAAGACTGGAAACATACAGCCACATATTAGTATTTATTGGATACGTTATAGTGAAACAAGAGTAAATATAACTAAAAGTTATGTGACAATTATCTGAACCACCTGGCCAAGCTGTGTGGACCCATATCGTGATAAAAGAAATGAGAAAGAAATTGCTTTTACTATTTTTTCCACTTGGGGAGATTAAATTCTTATATTATGATTCAGGGAGTCTAAATGCATCTGTTTAACAATGAAAATAGAAAGCCATATCACTCCAGAATCTGAAGCAACATTTAACACAGTTTAACACTGTatgaaagtgcaataaaatcTTCACATTATCTACATAAATGCAGTCTTACCTCTCCAGATGCTTTTCTCCTGTCAGGTAGAACCAGAGTATTTGCATTACTTCCAGGGACTATAGTAGATCCAATACTCATTCTAGGTCCAACCAACATGTACCGTTTGTCTCCAGATCTGTACTGGATACTGTGACACAGTGTCCCGTCGTAGTTCTTATCCTCTAAATATTTAGATGTATAGTCTGTGGACTTGGAGCACTGCATTGCAATTAGAACGATGATGCTGATGATAAAAAGTGCTGAAACTGAGCCCAAAGTTATCATCAGATAAAAAGTCACATTACTGTCATCATCCTTTGATGCACTTTTCACATCAGAAGCTGCAAAAGCCTCCTTTGGCTCCACAACTTTGACAACCACAGTAGCTGTTGCTGACAGTGAAACGTTCCCATTGTCTTTGACCAGTATGACCAGTTTGTGCTCAGCCTCGTCTGTTTCTGTGAATGAGCGAAGTGTTCTGATCTGTCCTGTGTAGCGGTCCAAACCaaacagactgtggtcagtaacttCCTGCAGTGAAAACAGTAACCAGCCGTTATATCCTATATCAGCATCATAGGCTCGGACTTTAGTCACCAAGTGTCCTGCGTGGACATTCCGTGGAATCTCCTCCACACCTTCAGCAGAACCGTTGGAGCTGAGTGGATACAGAATGACTGGAGCGTTGTCGTTCTGATCCAGAATGAACACGTTGACTGTCACGTTGTTACTCAGTGACGGAGTTCCAGAATCTGTGGCGACAACTTGGAACTGGAACGTTTTCACAGTTTCAAAGTCGAAACTTTTTAGTGCTGTGATGTGTCCATTTTGGGCGTTCACGTTTAAGAAAG is a genomic window of Sphaeramia orbicularis chromosome 10, fSphaOr1.1, whole genome shotgun sequence containing:
- the LOC115427658 gene encoding protocadherin alpha-8-like, which codes for MGFQGLCRSSDYCLYAFSVSILLFFGNQAVAELRYSIPEEVKEGTLIGNVAKDLGLDKTSLADRRFRVVSGSKETFFDVNPESGALHISKKIDREELCHGSGACLMELKILVENPLEIHYVVVEIADVNDHFPVFSEKEQIFEIAENISPGSRFELHVARDPDAGINSIRTYSLSTNDHFEIETTQSDDEKIPFLVLKKSLDREQRSTHSLLVTALDGGKPPKSGTLNVSIVVLDINDNRPTFGHDPYQIEIYENVSVGATVIRVNAVDPDEGNNGEIEYSLGKTLARKIYDLFELDSLSGIITVKGALDFEESEIYKLDVHASDKGTPPLIGRSKVIVKIKDVNDNVPEIEVTSLSNSVLENSKPGTVISLISVTDKDSGVNGKIISSIISNVPFELKPSYKQNTYSVVTKGLLDREEVSQYDITIKATDCGDPPLSTLKTLSVQILDVNDNSPHFQQNPLQFYIIENNVIGSSIFSVTAKDNDKNENAELSYSIARAGSEKDVTSFLNVNAQNGHITALKSFDFETLKTFQFQVVATDSGTPSLSNNVTVNVFILDQNDNAPVILYPLSSNGSAEGVEEIPRNVHAGHLVTKVRAYDADIGYNGWLLFSLQEVTDHSLFGLDRYTGQIRTLRSFTETDEAEHKLVILVKDNGNVSLSATATVVVKVVEPKEAFAASDVKSASKDDDSNVTFYLMITLGSVSALFIISIVVLIAMQCSKTPDYTSKYLEDKNYDGTLCHSIQYRSGDKRYMLVGPRMSIGSTIVPGSHANTLVLPDRRRRSEEVRHIFQIL